From Methylobacterium radiodurans, a single genomic window includes:
- a CDS encoding DUF1656 domain-containing protein produces the protein MHADLQIGGVLISPFVAYALGAFAILAALRPLLTRIRFGRYVANPPLAEAGIYVCILALLVVLL, from the coding sequence ATGCACGCGGATCTCCAGATTGGCGGGGTGCTGATCTCCCCCTTCGTCGCCTACGCGCTCGGCGCCTTCGCGATCCTCGCCGCCTTGCGCCCGCTCCTCACCCGGATCCGCTTTGGCCGTTACGTGGCGAACCCGCCGCTGGCCGAGGCCGGCATCTACGTCTGCATTCTCGCCCTGCTGGTGGTGCTGCTCTGA